The following coding sequences are from one Achromobacter sp. B7 window:
- a CDS encoding chorismate mutase has protein sequence MTKPMQEPDTQGAPLREYTDPAYQPLCATLADVRANIDRLDDEIVRLIAERAMYVKDAARFKRDAFQVSAPARQAQVFDKARALATRHNRGFANLEQVVDATYRAMVAAFIANEQTYFNTTKNVGDTHD, from the coding sequence ATGACCAAGCCCATGCAAGAGCCCGACACCCAAGGCGCGCCCCTGCGCGAATACACCGACCCCGCCTACCAGCCGCTGTGCGCCACGCTGGCCGATGTGCGCGCCAACATCGATCGCCTGGACGACGAGATCGTCCGCTTGATCGCCGAGCGCGCGATGTACGTGAAAGATGCCGCGCGCTTCAAGCGCGACGCCTTCCAGGTCAGCGCACCCGCGCGTCAGGCGCAGGTCTTTGACAAGGCGCGCGCGCTGGCCACGCGCCACAACCGCGGCTTTGCCAACCTGGAACAGGTGGTGGACGCGACGTATCGCGCAATGGTCGCCGCCTTCATCGCCAACGAACAAACCTATTTCAACACCACGAAAAACGTGGGAGACACGCATGACTAA
- a CDS encoding tripartite tricarboxylate transporter substrate binding protein, with translation MTKLLPQRLTRALGRGLMGLLALSAAAPLTSAQAADAWPAQPLKAIVPFGPGSSPDQVARIVGEKAGAILGQTIVIENKPGASGNIGTFAIANAKPDGHTFGVSITGPLVNNTLLFDKLPYAPATDLSPLTLAVHQPNVLVVPASAGIANVGQLLEALKKNPDKYNFPSPGAGTVSHLAVELLLQQIGARATHVPYPSSPAALTSLLSGDTQFAALPPIAVMPMVKDGRLKALAVTSSKRSALLPDIPTLAEVGVPGIEGSAWIGFVVSSKVPADIQKKLSDALIQAIRDPEVAKRLQAQFMDPVGSTPAEFRAYMDDELRRWEPLIKKLGIKGQ, from the coding sequence ATGACTAAGTTGTTGCCCCAACGCCTGACGCGCGCATTGGGCCGGGGCCTGATGGGTCTGTTGGCCCTGTCCGCCGCCGCGCCGCTGACGTCCGCCCAGGCAGCCGATGCCTGGCCCGCCCAACCGCTCAAGGCCATCGTGCCCTTTGGGCCCGGGTCCAGCCCGGACCAGGTGGCGCGCATTGTCGGCGAGAAGGCCGGCGCCATCCTGGGGCAAACCATCGTCATTGAAAACAAGCCCGGCGCCAGCGGCAACATCGGCACCTTCGCCATCGCTAACGCCAAGCCCGACGGCCACACCTTCGGCGTGTCCATCACCGGCCCGCTGGTGAACAACACCTTGTTGTTCGACAAGCTGCCCTATGCGCCCGCCACCGATTTGTCGCCGCTGACGCTGGCCGTGCATCAGCCCAACGTGCTGGTGGTGCCCGCGTCCGCCGGCATCGCCAACGTGGGGCAACTGCTGGAGGCGTTGAAGAAGAATCCGGACAAGTACAACTTCCCGTCGCCGGGCGCCGGCACGGTGTCGCACCTGGCCGTTGAACTGCTGCTGCAACAGATCGGTGCGCGCGCCACGCACGTGCCCTATCCGTCGTCGCCCGCCGCGTTGACGTCGCTGTTGTCGGGCGACACGCAGTTTGCCGCGCTGCCGCCCATTGCCGTCATGCCGATGGTGAAAGACGGCCGCTTGAAGGCGCTGGCGGTGACGTCGTCCAAGCGTTCTGCCTTGCTGCCCGACATTCCGACCTTGGCGGAAGTGGGCGTGCCGGGCATTGAGGGGTCGGCATGGATCGGCTTCGTGGTGTCGTCCAAGGTGCCGGCCGACATTCAGAAAAAGCTGTCGGATGCGTTGATCCAGGCCATACGCGACCCGGAAGTCGCCAAGCGGCTCCAAGCGCAATTCATGGACCCGGTGGGCAGCACGCCCGCTGAGTTTCGCGCCTACATGGACGACGAGCTCAGGCGCTGGGAACCGCTGATCAAGAAGCTGGGCATCAAGGGCCAGTAA
- a CDS encoding FAD-dependent oxidoreductase, whose translation MVITEPARQVPLYGEFDVVVLGGGPAGVLAAASAARNGARVLLVERYGFLGGMGTAAGVSNFCGLHANIHGDIRQVVHGMTDELLDRMRAMDGLNDPHLILGKIHAQAYDISAFKCAADGMVQDSGAQILFHALATGLTRDERGRVDALFLETKSGRCAVRAKVFIDCSGDADIAQWGGLPFEKGDAHGHMLYPTLMFKVGNVDGARAQEAWKTIPLLMDEAAASGEFTFPRRGAIVRPQKHDYEWRVNVTQLANADGSAADGTDAGSLSAGELEGRRQIMQYLAFLRAKVPGFEQAYVLDIAPQLGIRETRRIVGEAVLTQEHVLGCADFEDSIGVNGWPLEMHTAGDVKWVWPPIPESRGYNQLPFRMMVPKRGPGVADNVLVAGRCASMTHEGQSAARVSGSCFVMGEAAGTAAAMALRDGIAPGNVSIAALQAQLKHQGAFLGGQD comes from the coding sequence ATGGTCATTACCGAACCCGCCCGCCAGGTCCCGCTATATGGCGAATTTGATGTTGTGGTGCTGGGCGGCGGCCCCGCCGGCGTGCTGGCCGCCGCCAGCGCTGCCCGCAACGGCGCGCGCGTGCTGCTGGTGGAACGCTACGGCTTCCTGGGCGGCATGGGCACCGCCGCCGGCGTATCCAACTTCTGCGGCCTGCACGCCAACATCCACGGCGACATCCGCCAGGTAGTGCACGGCATGACCGACGAATTGTTGGACCGCATGCGCGCGATGGACGGATTGAATGATCCGCACCTGATCCTGGGCAAGATCCACGCCCAGGCCTACGACATATCCGCCTTCAAGTGCGCGGCGGACGGCATGGTGCAAGACAGCGGCGCGCAGATCTTGTTCCATGCCCTGGCCACGGGGCTGACACGCGACGAACGCGGCCGCGTCGACGCCCTGTTCCTGGAAACCAAGTCCGGCCGCTGCGCGGTACGCGCCAAGGTCTTCATCGACTGTTCCGGGGATGCCGACATCGCGCAATGGGGCGGCCTGCCCTTTGAAAAAGGCGACGCTCACGGCCACATGCTTTACCCCACGCTGATGTTCAAGGTGGGCAACGTGGACGGCGCGCGGGCGCAGGAAGCGTGGAAGACGATACCCCTGCTGATGGACGAAGCCGCCGCCAGCGGCGAGTTCACCTTCCCCCGGCGCGGCGCCATCGTCCGCCCGCAAAAGCACGACTACGAATGGCGCGTCAACGTCACGCAGCTGGCCAATGCCGATGGCAGCGCGGCCGACGGCACCGACGCGGGCTCGCTGTCGGCAGGCGAGCTGGAAGGCCGCCGCCAGATCATGCAGTACCTGGCCTTTCTACGCGCCAAGGTCCCGGGCTTTGAACAGGCTTACGTGCTGGACATCGCGCCGCAGCTGGGCATCCGAGAGACGCGTCGCATCGTCGGCGAAGCCGTGCTGACGCAGGAACACGTACTGGGCTGCGCCGACTTCGAAGACAGCATCGGCGTGAACGGCTGGCCCCTGGAAATGCACACGGCGGGCGACGTCAAATGGGTGTGGCCGCCCATCCCCGAATCGCGCGGCTACAACCAGCTGCCGTTTCGCATGATGGTGCCCAAGCGCGGGCCCGGCGTGGCCGACAACGTGCTGGTGGCGGGCCGCTGCGCGTCGATGACGCACGAGGGTCAGTCGGCCGCGCGCGTCAGCGGCAGTTGCTTCGTCATGGGCGAAGCCGCGGGCACAGCGGCGGCAATGGCGCTGCGCGACGGCATCGCACCGGGCAACGTTTCCATCGCGGCGCTGCAAGCGCAACTGAAACACCAAGGCGCCTTCCTGGGCGGCCAGGATTGA
- a CDS encoding 3-hydroxybenzoate 6-monooxygenase gives MNASSLSAKPTRSVIVVGGGIGGLAAALALTRQGIAVQLLEQAAHIGEIGAGIQLGPNAFAALDALGVGETARARAVFTDHIIMMDAVDAKEVVRIDTGDAFRARFGGPYAVIHRADIHLSILEAVQQNPLIRFRTSTQIAAMSQDAQGVEVVDTNGNRYRADALVGADGVKSVIRAQTVGDPVRVTGHAVYRAVVERENMPDELRINAPVLWAGPHCHLVHYPLRGGQQYNLVVTFHSREQEEWGVREGSKQEVLSYFEGIHPRPHQMLDRPTSWKRWATADREPVAHWGQGRVTLLGDAAHPMTQYMAQGACMALEDAVTLGVAVQQCGDDLDAAFRLYESVRIPRSARVVWSTREMGRLYHARGVERTVRNTLWTGRSQSQFYDALQWLYGWKVEGCLAST, from the coding sequence ATGAACGCATCTTCACTTTCAGCCAAGCCGACGCGGTCCGTGATCGTGGTGGGCGGCGGCATCGGCGGCCTGGCCGCCGCGCTGGCGCTGACGCGGCAAGGCATCGCCGTACAACTGCTGGAACAGGCCGCGCACATTGGCGAAATCGGCGCGGGCATACAGCTGGGGCCCAACGCGTTCGCGGCGCTGGACGCGCTGGGCGTGGGCGAGACCGCACGGGCACGCGCCGTCTTCACCGACCACATCATCATGATGGACGCCGTCGACGCCAAAGAAGTCGTGCGCATCGACACGGGCGACGCCTTTCGTGCGCGCTTCGGCGGGCCGTATGCCGTGATCCATCGCGCCGACATTCACCTGTCCATTCTTGAAGCCGTGCAGCAAAACCCGCTGATCCGTTTTCGTACGTCGACGCAAATCGCCGCAATGTCGCAAGACGCGCAAGGCGTGGAAGTGGTGGACACAAACGGCAACCGCTATCGCGCCGACGCGCTGGTGGGCGCGGACGGCGTCAAGTCAGTCATCCGCGCGCAGACGGTGGGCGACCCGGTGCGCGTGACCGGCCACGCGGTCTACCGCGCCGTCGTCGAACGCGAAAACATGCCAGACGAACTACGCATCAACGCGCCCGTGCTGTGGGCCGGGCCGCACTGCCACCTGGTCCACTACCCCTTGCGCGGCGGGCAGCAATACAACCTGGTCGTCACGTTTCACAGCCGCGAACAAGAGGAATGGGGCGTGCGCGAAGGCAGCAAGCAAGAGGTGCTGTCGTACTTCGAAGGCATTCATCCGCGTCCACACCAGATGCTGGATCGGCCCACGTCCTGGAAGCGCTGGGCCACCGCCGACCGCGAACCGGTCGCGCATTGGGGCCAGGGCCGCGTCACCTTGTTGGGCGACGCGGCGCATCCCATGACGCAATACATGGCGCAAGGTGCCTGCATGGCGCTGGAAGACGCGGTCACGCTGGGGGTCGCGGTGCAACAGTGCGGCGACGATCTGGACGCCGCGTTCCGCCTGTACGAATCGGTGCGCATTCCGCGCAGCGCGCGTGTCGTGTGGTCCACGCGCGAGATGGGCAGGCTGTATCACGCGCGCGGTGTGGAACGCACCGTGCGCAACACGCTGTGGACGGGCCGCAGCCAGTCGCAGTTCTATGACGCGTTGCAGTGGCTGTATGGCTGGAAGGTGGAAGGCTGCCTGGCGTCCACTTAG
- a CDS encoding ABC transporter substrate-binding protein, whose amino-acid sequence MTSHILRGAAALALTLTACAAGAQGKPLDIGFIGTLSTPAGYIGEEERDAFMLAVKEGGGKLGGVPVNVRVEDDALKPANAKQTADKMVQDGVRLFTGVNFSNVMAAVGPTVLNAGGFYVSLNAGPSNYAGKACNQNYFAVAFQNDSYADTAGIAANELGVKRVVVMAPNYQAGRDAVAGFKRAYKGEIAEEIYTKLDQSDFSVELARIRSLNPDAIFQFHPGGAGINLTKQFANSGLSDKIKMITPIYSMDDRMLAATGTASKGFYLSSLWSADLDSAQNKHFVQAFTKAYNRPPTAYAAQAYDTANLIASALKAVNGDITGRPDDFRNALRKADFPSVRGKFKFGPNQHPVQDWYLLHIEPGSDGKLVYKNLKVLARDHTDVHAADCKM is encoded by the coding sequence ATGACAAGCCACATCCTACGGGGCGCCGCCGCCCTGGCGTTAACGCTGACGGCATGCGCCGCCGGCGCGCAAGGCAAGCCGCTGGACATCGGTTTCATCGGCACCTTGTCCACCCCCGCCGGCTACATCGGCGAAGAGGAGCGCGACGCCTTCATGCTGGCCGTGAAGGAAGGCGGCGGCAAACTGGGCGGCGTGCCCGTCAACGTACGCGTGGAAGACGACGCGCTAAAGCCGGCCAACGCCAAGCAGACCGCCGACAAGATGGTGCAAGACGGCGTGCGCCTGTTCACGGGCGTCAACTTCTCGAACGTGATGGCGGCCGTTGGCCCCACGGTGCTGAACGCGGGCGGCTTCTATGTCAGCTTGAACGCGGGGCCGTCAAACTACGCGGGCAAGGCCTGCAACCAGAACTATTTCGCGGTCGCATTCCAGAACGATTCCTACGCCGACACGGCCGGCATCGCCGCCAACGAACTGGGCGTGAAGCGCGTCGTTGTCATGGCGCCCAACTATCAAGCCGGGCGTGATGCGGTCGCCGGTTTCAAGCGCGCGTACAAGGGCGAGATTGCGGAAGAGATCTACACCAAGCTGGATCAGTCGGACTTTTCGGTAGAGCTGGCGCGCATCCGCTCGTTGAATCCCGACGCGATTTTCCAGTTTCACCCGGGCGGTGCGGGCATCAACCTGACCAAGCAATTCGCGAACTCGGGGCTGTCGGACAAGATCAAAATGATTACGCCGATCTACTCAATGGACGACCGCATGCTGGCCGCGACGGGCACGGCCAGCAAGGGTTTTTATCTGAGTTCGCTATGGAGCGCCGACTTGGACAGCGCGCAGAACAAGCACTTTGTGCAGGCGTTCACCAAGGCCTACAACCGCCCGCCCACTGCGTATGCAGCACAGGCGTACGACACCGCCAACCTGATCGCCTCGGCCCTGAAAGCCGTGAATGGCGACATCACCGGTCGCCCGGACGATTTTCGCAATGCGCTACGTAAGGCGGACTTCCCCAGCGTGCGCGGCAAGTTCAAGTTCGGACCGAATCAACATCCGGTTCAGGACTGGTATCTGCTGCACATCGAGCCTGGCAGCGACGGCAAGCTGGTCTACAAAAACCTGAAGGTGCTGGCGCGCGACCACACCGATGTGCACGCGGCGGATTGCAAGATGTAG
- a CDS encoding tripartite tricarboxylate transporter substrate binding protein has protein sequence MTNTPRSAVRRALLQGAVALAATLPFGAPALAQATDFPTKPIRFVVPYPPGGPLDTMARMLAEKVRGSLGQPVIVENRSGAGGNIGADLVAKAPADGYTLVMGAVATHAINPWLFANLPYDPVKDFAPVTIVASVPNVLVMNVEFADKNKIKTLADLIDYAKKNPGKLNYGSGGNGSAGHLSGELLKARAGINVEHIPYQGAAPAQLALLSGQSDFMFDNLAASAPLIKDGKVKALAVTTAKRSSLLADVPTVEESGVKGFDLGTWFGVFTTGGTPAPVVAKLNKAYADAMQQPDVKQRLLTMGSEAAPMTPEAFADFVKSEKSKYQEIVKISGASLN, from the coding sequence ATGACGAATACCCCCCGTAGCGCGGTCCGCCGTGCCTTGTTGCAGGGCGCCGTGGCGCTGGCCGCTACCTTGCCGTTTGGTGCGCCCGCGCTGGCGCAGGCGACCGATTTCCCGACGAAGCCGATTCGCTTTGTTGTGCCTTACCCGCCTGGCGGTCCGCTGGACACCATGGCCCGCATGTTGGCCGAGAAGGTGCGCGGTTCGCTGGGTCAGCCCGTGATCGTGGAAAACCGCTCGGGTGCGGGTGGCAACATTGGCGCCGACCTGGTGGCCAAGGCGCCCGCCGATGGCTACACGCTGGTGATGGGCGCGGTGGCCACGCATGCGATCAACCCGTGGTTGTTCGCGAACCTGCCCTACGACCCGGTCAAGGATTTTGCGCCGGTGACGATCGTGGCGTCGGTGCCGAACGTGTTGGTGATGAACGTTGAGTTTGCCGACAAGAACAAGATCAAGACCCTGGCCGACCTGATCGACTACGCCAAGAAGAATCCGGGCAAGCTGAACTACGGTTCGGGCGGCAACGGCAGCGCGGGCCATCTGTCGGGCGAGCTGCTGAAGGCGCGTGCCGGCATCAACGTCGAACACATTCCTTACCAGGGCGCGGCGCCCGCGCAGTTGGCGCTGTTGTCGGGTCAGTCGGATTTCATGTTCGACAATCTGGCGGCGTCGGCGCCGTTGATCAAGGACGGCAAGGTGAAAGCGCTGGCGGTGACGACGGCCAAGCGTTCCTCGTTGCTGGCGGATGTGCCGACGGTTGAAGAGTCGGGCGTGAAGGGCTTTGATCTGGGCACGTGGTTTGGCGTGTTCACGACGGGTGGCACGCCCGCGCCGGTGGTGGCCAAGCTGAACAAGGCGTATGCCGATGCGATGCAGCAGCCGGATGTGAAGCAACGCCTGTTGACGATGGGTTCGGAAGCTGCGCCGATGACGCCGGAAGCCTTTGCTGACTTCGTGAAGAGCGAGAAGTCGAAGTACCAGGAAATCGTGAAGATTTCTGGCGCGAGCTTGAATTGA
- a CDS encoding VOC family protein: protein MKPRVTVITLGVEDLDVSLSFYRDGLGLSSDGIVGREFEHGAVAFLDLQSGVRLALWRQSSISHDTGLTTVPFNPTQMTLGHNVSSKVEVDTVMAQAGAAGATIVKPPHETFWGGYSGYFQDPDGHLWEIVWNPQWLE, encoded by the coding sequence ATGAAGCCACGAGTTACCGTTATCACCCTGGGCGTTGAAGATCTTGACGTGTCGTTGAGCTTCTACCGGGATGGGTTAGGCCTTTCCAGCGACGGCATTGTAGGCAGGGAATTCGAGCACGGCGCCGTTGCGTTTTTGGATTTGCAGTCCGGCGTGCGCTTGGCGCTTTGGCGGCAGAGCAGCATTTCTCATGACACGGGATTGACGACAGTGCCGTTCAATCCGACCCAGATGACGCTGGGTCACAATGTCTCATCAAAAGTCGAAGTGGACACTGTCATGGCTCAGGCCGGTGCGGCTGGGGCAACGATCGTCAAGCCACCGCATGAAACGTTCTGGGGGGGTTACTCGGGGTACTTTCAGGACCCCGACGGGCACCTCTGGGAAATTGTCTGGAATCCGCAGTGGTTAGAGTGA
- a CDS encoding nucleotidyltransferase family protein: MMTNVRAGYEQQLCDLVESSEQLMAALRAVRCLGLPSWCIGAGAIRSLVWDSLHGFQEPSNLDDVDVAYFDAEAPLALDAELQERLQLLLPSLTWEVTNQATVHEWFAEALGQVVSPLNSLDDGLATWPEFATCVGIYLDDDESLKVIAPYGLNDLFELRVRHNPRRASVSTFMHRVHSKRFGHRWPRLSICTP, translated from the coding sequence ATGATGACGAACGTTCGAGCGGGCTATGAGCAGCAACTATGCGACCTCGTCGAATCCTCTGAGCAACTGATGGCTGCGCTGCGGGCGGTTCGCTGCCTTGGTTTGCCCTCCTGGTGCATTGGTGCAGGGGCCATCAGATCTTTGGTTTGGGATAGTTTGCATGGCTTTCAGGAGCCCTCGAACTTAGATGACGTGGACGTTGCATACTTTGATGCCGAAGCGCCTCTAGCTCTGGATGCCGAACTTCAAGAGCGGCTGCAGTTGCTCCTTCCCTCGTTAACTTGGGAAGTGACAAACCAGGCAACAGTGCATGAGTGGTTCGCAGAAGCGCTCGGTCAAGTGGTTTCACCCCTGAACTCTTTGGACGATGGGCTGGCCACTTGGCCAGAGTTTGCCACCTGCGTTGGCATTTACCTGGACGATGATGAATCATTGAAGGTCATAGCGCCGTACGGACTGAATGACCTGTTTGAACTGCGAGTTCGGCACAACCCTCGGCGGGCGAGCGTCTCAACGTTTATGCATCGCGTGCATTCCAAGCGATTCGGCCACCGTTGGCCTCGGCTTTCAATCTGTACACCCTGA
- a CDS encoding GNAT family N-acetyltransferase produces the protein MRIMVAPGSGHPAVVLRQLERADADDWYSYLALPQVFQHTSWNLGSAKDLSRLFDLLDSASEDSERRLAIIDKLQDRLIGTIGFHTVSNANKTAEIAYDIAPSHWGLGIASAVCDAVTRWAFSSYGFVRVQATVLHTNSQSENVLKRCGFRREGLLRSYRMVRGTPGDFVLYSKLSTDENRELRTEN, from the coding sequence ATGCGCATCATGGTGGCCCCCGGCTCTGGACACCCGGCGGTCGTGCTGCGACAGCTGGAACGTGCTGACGCAGACGATTGGTACTCTTATCTTGCCTTGCCACAAGTGTTCCAGCACACAAGCTGGAATCTGGGCTCGGCTAAAGACCTGTCTCGCTTGTTTGACTTGCTCGATTCTGCATCCGAGGACTCGGAACGACGCCTGGCAATCATCGACAAACTACAGGATCGGCTCATCGGGACAATTGGATTTCACACCGTGTCAAACGCCAACAAAACGGCCGAGATTGCTTACGACATCGCCCCGTCACATTGGGGATTGGGTATCGCGAGTGCTGTATGCGACGCCGTAACCCGTTGGGCCTTCTCTTCATACGGTTTTGTCCGTGTTCAGGCGACGGTCCTGCACACAAACTCGCAATCGGAGAACGTGCTCAAGCGATGCGGCTTTCGACGCGAAGGACTATTGCGCTCTTACCGAATGGTACGAGGAACGCCCGGGGACTTCGTGCTGTATTCAAAGCTCTCCACTGATGAGAACCGAGAACTGAGAACTGAGAACTAA
- a CDS encoding AAA family ATPase, with amino-acid sequence MSSPIRLACVEVCNFRRLACTRLDLDEGTTILVGANNSGKTSLLTVLRNFLGDSPGFRPYDLSLSQWAKLRELSKAWEDLGEDPTTDTKDAEEWEVQLRTLLDCMPFADLWFNAEEGAYSYVAPYITSLKWEGGPVGVRVRLEPVSNSDDLRKLAWAYREARFPVKGLPREGHAWPVDIIDYWLRNPSDLRRIASYRLDPQKGPLAPTAAALPQTLPRSPSPVDLSHLRKLVRVDFVSAQRGLGSEEDEARTESPSSRPGMFSSQLLKFARQHLNVSTSAPVHGEALVTAIANAQADLDELIYKALKPAMEDVEVLGYPGLHDPQQFHFRTRIQTADLLAHSTAVQYRIDKTAVDESLPEHSIGLGYQNLQSLSFMLVSFRTARLNPSQGAPAAVHLVLVEEPEAHLHVQVQRNFSSNALGLIRPKEAIHSKLRSQLLISTHSSHLAHGDSFTRLRYVKRLAGKLEGTKPSTEVVNLGDAFGNDVETRTFAERYFQVQHTDLLFADAAVFVEGTAERMLIPLFIERDFPKLAKKYVSFVDIGGSHAHRLRPLIERLGIPTAVITDLDPVIPIKSESGKTVRSAVHIAGQADLECGNDTLTSWHPKLVKFEGYGRPAAAELEWISPAGVKVRFAWQLPVAAASAQWPSSFEDALVLSNIDWFKRLDEEVDEKGKKRKHRGALGKVIDLVRHHPDHVELVEVLHKLMHGSFSKGDFAATIFERLNAGAALDCPGYIKDALAWLSTELKVNAGETP; translated from the coding sequence ATGTCATCCCCGATCCGTCTAGCCTGTGTTGAGGTCTGCAATTTCCGACGCCTTGCATGCACCCGGCTTGATCTTGATGAAGGAACTACGATTCTGGTTGGTGCGAACAACAGCGGCAAGACGTCGCTGCTGACCGTGCTACGAAATTTTCTTGGAGACTCGCCTGGCTTTCGCCCGTACGACCTAAGCCTTTCCCAATGGGCCAAGTTACGTGAGCTAAGCAAGGCTTGGGAGGATCTCGGTGAAGATCCGACTACCGACACGAAGGACGCCGAAGAGTGGGAGGTTCAGCTACGAACCCTGCTGGACTGCATGCCGTTCGCCGATTTGTGGTTCAACGCGGAAGAGGGAGCCTACAGCTATGTAGCGCCTTACATCACCTCGTTGAAGTGGGAGGGCGGTCCTGTTGGCGTGCGAGTCCGCCTCGAGCCCGTTTCTAACAGCGATGATTTGAGAAAGCTGGCGTGGGCCTATCGTGAGGCTCGATTCCCGGTGAAGGGCCTTCCGCGGGAGGGGCATGCTTGGCCGGTCGACATCATCGACTATTGGTTGAGAAACCCATCAGATTTGCGCCGCATCGCTTCGTATCGCCTTGACCCCCAAAAGGGACCACTGGCACCTACCGCTGCCGCGCTCCCGCAGACCCTACCGCGGAGTCCTTCTCCCGTAGACCTGAGTCACCTGCGGAAATTGGTTCGCGTCGACTTCGTCTCAGCCCAGCGCGGGCTCGGATCTGAGGAGGATGAAGCTCGGACTGAGTCACCAAGCTCGCGGCCGGGCATGTTCTCAAGTCAATTGCTCAAGTTCGCCCGGCAGCATCTGAATGTCTCCACCAGCGCTCCAGTACATGGTGAGGCTCTCGTGACCGCTATTGCGAACGCACAGGCCGACCTTGACGAGTTGATTTACAAGGCACTCAAGCCGGCCATGGAGGATGTTGAGGTCCTGGGATACCCTGGCCTGCACGACCCCCAACAGTTCCACTTTCGAACTCGAATTCAGACCGCTGACCTTCTAGCTCATAGCACCGCAGTCCAATATCGAATCGATAAGACGGCTGTCGATGAGTCCTTGCCGGAACATTCCATTGGTCTGGGTTATCAAAACCTTCAGTCCTTGAGTTTTATGCTCGTGTCATTCAGAACTGCGCGTCTGAATCCCTCGCAAGGAGCGCCAGCCGCCGTGCATCTTGTATTGGTCGAGGAGCCAGAAGCACATCTGCACGTGCAGGTCCAAAGGAACTTCTCATCCAATGCGCTCGGCCTCATTCGGCCTAAGGAAGCAATCCATTCCAAACTGCGTAGCCAGTTGCTAATCAGCACACACTCCAGTCATCTGGCCCACGGTGACAGTTTCACCCGCCTTCGGTATGTGAAGAGGTTGGCGGGCAAATTGGAAGGGACAAAACCAAGCACCGAAGTCGTGAATCTGGGGGATGCCTTCGGCAACGATGTAGAGACTCGTACCTTTGCCGAGCGATACTTCCAAGTCCAGCACACGGATTTGTTATTCGCAGATGCTGCCGTTTTCGTCGAGGGGACTGCTGAGCGAATGCTCATACCGCTCTTCATAGAACGAGATTTTCCGAAGCTCGCCAAGAAGTATGTGTCTTTCGTCGACATTGGAGGCAGTCACGCGCACCGGCTCAGGCCTCTCATCGAGCGCCTTGGCATCCCAACCGCCGTCATTACCGACCTGGATCCAGTCATTCCAATTAAGTCTGAAAGCGGGAAGACAGTGCGGTCCGCTGTGCATATCGCCGGGCAAGCTGACCTGGAGTGCGGCAATGACACGTTGACGTCGTGGCATCCAAAGCTGGTTAAATTCGAAGGGTATGGAAGGCCCGCGGCAGCAGAGCTTGAGTGGATATCCCCGGCCGGCGTGAAAGTTCGGTTCGCGTGGCAACTGCCGGTCGCTGCGGCCAGCGCTCAATGGCCAAGCTCGTTCGAAGATGCACTAGTGTTGTCGAATATCGACTGGTTCAAGAGGCTTGACGAAGAGGTTGACGAAAAGGGCAAGAAAAGAAAGCACCGTGGTGCACTGGGCAAGGTGATTGACCTCGTGCGGCACCATCCCGATCATGTGGAGCTTGTAGAGGTGCTGCACAAACTGATGCACGGTAGTTTCAGTAAAGGTGACTTCGCAGCCACGATTTTTGAGAGGCTCAATGCTGGTGCTGCGCTGGACTGCCCGGGGTACATCAAGGACGCCCTTGCCTGGCTAAGCACTGAGCTGAAAGTCAACGCTGGTGAAACTCCATGA